In one Pseudodesulfovibrio tunisiensis genomic region, the following are encoded:
- a CDS encoding rubredoxin, translated as MDKWECPCGYVYDPEEGDPMHGVEPGTAWEDVPEDWVCPKCGAEKEFFEKL; from the coding sequence ATGGACAAGTGGGAATGCCCTTGCGGGTATGTATACGACCCCGAGGAAGGCGATCCGATGCATGGAGTGGAGCCGGGAACCGCATGGGAAGACGTGCCCGAGGACTGGGTCTGTCCCAAATGCGGAGCGGAAAAGGAATTTTTCGAAAAACTCTAG
- a CDS encoding patatin-like phospholipase family protein: MTKIGLALGAGGARGLAHLVMLEALDQAGIRPHAIAGASIGAIMGALYAAGNSGADLRRGVDDLVGPLSGSIKDAIKDAFTGNRLKQIISLIDPSFGKSGMLSGDRFMDMLEEMIGVRTFEALQIPLKVVASEFWSREEIVLDSGPLRPAIRASMALPGVFTPVTQGSRVLIDGGAVNPLPYDLLQDECDAVIAIDLISSGPGRRNGEVPDLFETIFSTFQIMEKSIIRQKLEHRPPDIYIEMDIRGVKSLEFHKTREIYKQAAAAREQLFRELERTGLAD; encoded by the coding sequence ATGACAAAAATCGGTTTGGCTCTGGGCGCTGGCGGTGCGCGCGGTCTGGCCCACCTCGTCATGCTCGAGGCATTGGATCAGGCAGGCATCCGGCCCCATGCCATTGCCGGGGCCAGCATCGGCGCAATCATGGGCGCACTCTATGCCGCAGGCAACTCCGGCGCAGATCTTCGGCGCGGCGTGGACGATCTTGTCGGCCCGCTGTCCGGCAGCATCAAGGATGCCATCAAGGACGCGTTCACGGGCAACCGCCTGAAACAGATCATCAGCCTGATCGATCCGAGCTTCGGCAAGAGCGGCATGCTTTCCGGCGACCGCTTCATGGACATGCTTGAAGAAATGATCGGGGTGCGCACCTTCGAGGCCCTGCAAATTCCTCTCAAGGTCGTGGCTTCGGAGTTCTGGAGCCGCGAGGAAATCGTGCTCGACTCGGGCCCGCTCAGACCCGCGATCCGGGCCAGCATGGCCCTGCCCGGCGTCTTCACCCCGGTCACTCAGGGCAGCCGAGTGCTCATCGACGGCGGAGCAGTCAATCCCCTGCCCTACGATCTGTTGCAGGACGAATGCGACGCAGTCATTGCCATCGACCTGATCAGCTCCGGCCCGGGCCGCAGGAACGGCGAAGTGCCGGACCTGTTCGAAACCATTTTCAGCACGTTCCAGATCATGGAAAAATCCATCATCCGCCAGAAGCTGGAACACAGGCCGCCGGACATCTACATCGAAATGGACATCCGCGGCGTAAAATCGCTGGAATTCCACAAGACACGGGAAATATACAAACAGGCAGCCGCAGCAAGGGAACAGCTTTTCCGGGAGCTGGAACGCACCGGATTGGCCGATTGA
- a CDS encoding RrF2 family transcriptional regulator, translated as MKFSARTRYATRILLDLAVHADNTPRRAGDISEATGITIQFIEQIIRPLKKDGLVKSVRGASGGHMLAHSPDRISIGDIVRAMEGGINLADCLCDEGACNRSPGCKTRQVWERASRALETELDTIFLSELIESPFPELMD; from the coding sequence ATGAAATTTTCCGCCAGAACCAGATACGCCACCAGAATCCTGCTGGACCTCGCCGTGCACGCGGACAACACGCCGCGGCGAGCCGGAGACATCTCCGAGGCAACCGGCATCACCATCCAGTTCATTGAACAGATCATCCGCCCCCTGAAGAAGGACGGGCTGGTCAAGTCCGTGCGGGGCGCATCCGGCGGACACATGCTGGCCCATTCTCCGGACAGGATATCCATCGGCGACATTGTCCGGGCCATGGAAGGCGGCATCAACCTCGCGGACTGCCTGTGCGACGAGGGGGCCTGCAACCGCTCGCCGGGCTGCAAGACGCGTCAGGTATGGGAACGGGCCTCCCGGGCGCTGGAAACCGAGCTGGATACGATATTCCTGTCCGAACTGATCGAATCCCCGTTCCCCGAACTCATGGACTGA
- a CDS encoding murein transglycosylase A — protein sequence MLFRRFAVLFALCCVVFSVSACTDRSAEPPVVVEGYVRVEPDEAAKLFQSMTPGLQGLQSWNDLRPALEDSLGYILRRPKGARCVNRPGLDLKWGELASSVAELIALLPRLDANPELLAERFAWFRMSPETLLTGYYEPWLEASLEPGGEYQYPLYGVPEDLRTVDLGRFHHRWKGQTLVYRVDGDRIEPYFDREGIDGNGALKKQDVEVAWAKDPVDVFFLQIQGSGRLELPGGQVKHILYGGKNGRPYVSLGRVLIERGHIPREEMSMQRIRAFLNANPDVARDLMFENPSYVFFRLSDNGPYGSMSSILTPRVSVAVDRTMAPLGGVMLLQTALLDYDNGGVTPFNSLVLAQDTGGAIKGTRCDFFCGSGREAEFLAGHLQENARLYMMVSRRVLEAVGK from the coding sequence GTGCTGTTCCGGCGGTTCGCTGTCCTGTTCGCGTTGTGTTGTGTCGTTTTTTCCGTTTCCGCCTGTACGGACAGGAGTGCGGAGCCGCCCGTGGTGGTCGAGGGATATGTTCGGGTCGAACCGGACGAGGCTGCAAAACTGTTTCAGAGCATGACTCCCGGATTGCAGGGGTTGCAGTCCTGGAACGACCTGCGTCCGGCTCTGGAGGACAGTCTGGGATACATTCTTCGCCGCCCCAAGGGAGCGCGTTGCGTGAACAGGCCGGGGCTGGACCTGAAATGGGGCGAGCTTGCCAGCTCCGTTGCCGAACTCATCGCGCTGCTGCCCCGGCTGGATGCGAATCCCGAGCTGCTCGCCGAGCGGTTCGCCTGGTTTCGCATGTCTCCGGAAACCCTGCTGACCGGGTACTATGAGCCGTGGCTCGAAGCTTCACTCGAACCCGGCGGCGAGTATCAGTATCCGCTGTACGGCGTACCGGAAGACCTCAGGACCGTTGATCTGGGGCGGTTTCATCATCGATGGAAGGGCCAGACGCTTGTTTATCGCGTGGATGGTGACAGGATCGAACCCTATTTCGACCGCGAGGGCATCGACGGCAATGGCGCGTTGAAGAAGCAGGACGTGGAGGTTGCCTGGGCCAAGGACCCGGTTGACGTGTTCTTTCTCCAGATTCAGGGGTCGGGGCGGCTCGAACTGCCCGGCGGACAGGTCAAGCATATCCTCTACGGCGGCAAGAACGGCAGGCCCTATGTCTCGCTGGGCAGGGTACTCATCGAGCGGGGACACATACCGAGGGAAGAGATGAGCATGCAGCGCATCCGGGCCTTTCTCAATGCCAATCCCGACGTTGCCCGCGATCTGATGTTCGAGAATCCGAGCTATGTGTTCTTCCGGCTCTCGGACAACGGTCCCTACGGGAGCATGAGTTCCATTCTCACGCCGCGGGTCAGCGTGGCCGTGGACAGGACCATGGCACCTCTTGGCGGGGTCATGCTGCTGCAAACCGCACTGCTGGATTACGACAACGGGGGCGTGACGCCGTTCAATTCCCTTGTCCTGGCGCAGGATACGGGCGGGGCCATCAAGGGAACCCGCTGCGATTTCTTTTGCGGCTCGGGCCGGGAGGCGGAGTTTCTGGCCGGACATCTGCAGGAGAACGCCCGGTTGTACATGATGGTCAGCAGGAGGGTGCTGGAGGCCGTGGGCAAGTAG
- a CDS encoding AI-2E family transporter yields the protein MQQPDGRNGATSYYKAFLAVLLLFSLYLGYSLVEPFVHTFIFSTVLAILFSPVFSRVLNACKGKRTMASLMTVAIIVFCLVLPMLFLTLALIGQGVQSLGALNDWVVKTDFNELLKTGILDEYMGDFARHFPFLRIQEMDIQGTILQYSKEFAQAMLGAGTKLVRNAVILVLHFLLMCFILFYFLRDGADMVSYLRHLSPLRARQEDYIIDSLKRVSRGVLMGCLLVALLQGIAGGIGLAIAGIPGVFWGAMMALASLVPVLGTGLVWVPAVCYLLILGQWGMAAFLTLWCGVLVVGIDTLLRPVFMREAARVSTFYLFIAILGGVYTFGMLGVFYGPLILSFVMVMLQIYLEEYAYALK from the coding sequence ATGCAGCAACCAGACGGAAGGAACGGAGCCACCAGCTATTACAAGGCGTTTTTGGCGGTCCTGCTCCTGTTTTCCCTCTACCTCGGATATTCCCTGGTGGAGCCATTTGTCCACACGTTCATTTTCTCCACGGTGCTCGCCATACTGTTTTCCCCGGTGTTCTCCCGGGTGCTGAACGCGTGCAAGGGCAAGCGGACCATGGCGTCCCTGATGACCGTGGCCATCATCGTGTTCTGTCTGGTCCTGCCCATGCTGTTCCTCACTCTGGCCCTGATCGGGCAGGGCGTGCAGTCACTGGGCGCGCTCAACGACTGGGTCGTGAAGACCGATTTCAACGAATTGCTCAAGACCGGGATTCTTGACGAATACATGGGCGACTTTGCCAGACATTTTCCGTTTCTGCGGATTCAGGAAATGGACATTCAGGGCACCATCCTCCAGTATTCGAAGGAGTTTGCTCAAGCCATGCTCGGCGCGGGCACCAAGCTGGTGCGCAATGCCGTGATTCTGGTGCTGCACTTCCTGCTCATGTGTTTCATCCTGTTCTATTTTCTGCGGGACGGCGCGGACATGGTGTCCTATCTGCGGCATCTTTCCCCGCTGCGTGCCCGGCAGGAGGATTACATCATCGACAGCCTCAAGCGCGTGTCGCGCGGGGTGCTCATGGGCTGCCTGCTCGTGGCCCTGCTGCAAGGCATTGCCGGAGGCATCGGGCTTGCCATTGCCGGAATTCCCGGCGTGTTCTGGGGAGCGATGATGGCTCTTGCCTCTCTCGTGCCCGTACTCGGGACCGGACTGGTCTGGGTGCCTGCGGTCTGCTATCTGCTCATTCTCGGGCAGTGGGGCATGGCTGCCTTTCTGACCCTCTGGTGCGGAGTGCTGGTCGTGGGCATCGACACGCTGCTCAGACCCGTGTTCATGCGCGAGGCGGCCCGGGTTTCCACATTCTATCTTTTCATTGCCATTCTCGGCGGGGTCTACACGTTCGGCATGCTCGGCGTGTTCTACGGTCCCCTGATTCTCAGTTTCGTCATGGTCATGCTTCAGATTTACCTTGAAGAATACGCCTATGCCCTCAAGTAA
- a CDS encoding hybrid sensor histidine kinase/response regulator, which produces MPTERILVVEDEPISQLDITAALERAGFEVAGVAASGEEAISLADSESPDLVLMDIRLDGTMDGVETANRISRRYDIPVIYLTVYADEETLRWAKVSGPYGYLLKPVDHKELKSAIEVGLYKHQMECELRKAKRAAEAANRAKTSFLATVSHELRTPMNGVLGMTELLLLSDLPEAYRENVLLIKDSAMSLLSVLNQIIDYSKLEASSLKVREMDFRVEDLITGVLSQFRRSAEAKGIHLGYSIDPAVPAWVRGDSGKVRQILSNLVNNGVKFTRAGHVLVEVSVREGFRPDLASLRVLVKDTGLGLPEEMAEDLFESFTQVEDPLTRHQGGLGLGLAIVKRLVDILGGTVRCESTKGRGSVFSVDLDFHASEYENEEAAATLAARPLEGIRILVAEDDLINQRYVTRLLQKMGADVSVVENGEQALKSLAHEPFDIVLMDVEMPLLNGLEATRAIRAGDSGVRDSEIPVIALTAHAMWGDEQRCLHAGMDDYIAKPVDIDTVAAIIQSNLSRKKTITAG; this is translated from the coding sequence ATGCCCACCGAACGCATTCTGGTTGTCGAGGACGAACCCATCTCCCAGCTGGATATCACGGCCGCTCTGGAACGGGCCGGATTCGAGGTAGCCGGAGTGGCCGCTTCCGGGGAGGAGGCCATTTCTCTGGCCGATTCCGAAAGTCCGGACCTCGTGCTCATGGATATCCGTCTGGACGGGACCATGGACGGAGTCGAGACCGCGAATCGCATTTCCCGCCGGTATGATATCCCGGTCATCTATCTGACCGTGTATGCGGATGAGGAAACCCTGCGCTGGGCCAAGGTCTCGGGACCATACGGGTATCTGCTCAAGCCCGTGGACCACAAGGAGTTGAAGTCCGCCATCGAGGTTGGTCTCTACAAGCATCAGATGGAGTGCGAACTGCGCAAGGCCAAGCGTGCCGCCGAGGCTGCCAACCGGGCCAAGACCTCGTTTCTGGCCACGGTGAGCCATGAATTGCGCACGCCCATGAATGGCGTGCTCGGCATGACCGAACTGCTCCTGCTCTCGGATTTGCCCGAGGCATATCGGGAAAACGTGCTGCTCATCAAGGACTCGGCCATGTCTCTGCTGTCCGTGCTCAATCAGATCATCGACTATTCCAAGCTGGAGGCGAGTTCGCTCAAGGTCCGGGAAATGGATTTTCGCGTGGAGGACCTGATTACCGGCGTGCTGTCCCAGTTCCGCCGGTCCGCGGAGGCCAAGGGAATCCATCTGGGATATTCCATAGACCCGGCCGTACCCGCGTGGGTGCGGGGCGACTCCGGCAAGGTTCGCCAGATTCTTTCCAATCTTGTGAACAACGGGGTCAAGTTCACCAGAGCCGGGCATGTGCTGGTTGAAGTGTCGGTCCGCGAGGGATTTCGGCCCGACCTTGCGTCCCTGCGCGTACTGGTCAAGGATACGGGGCTGGGCCTGCCCGAGGAGATGGCGGAAGACCTGTTCGAGAGCTTCACCCAGGTCGAGGACCCGCTTACCCGGCATCAGGGCGGCCTCGGATTGGGACTGGCCATAGTGAAGCGGCTCGTGGACATCCTTGGCGGAACTGTTCGATGCGAAAGCACGAAGGGGCGGGGAAGCGTGTTTTCCGTGGATCTGGACTTTCATGCAAGCGAATATGAAAACGAGGAAGCCGCTGCAACTCTGGCGGCAAGGCCTTTGGAAGGAATCAGAATCCTCGTTGCCGAGGACGATCTGATCAATCAGAGATACGTGACGCGTCTGCTTCAGAAGATGGGGGCCGACGTGTCCGTTGTGGAGAACGGCGAGCAGGCCTTGAAATCGTTGGCCCACGAACCGTTTGACATCGTGCTCATGGATGTGGAGATGCCGCTTCTGAACGGGCTTGAGGCCACTCGGGCGATTCGGGCGGGCGACTCGGGCGTTCGCGATTCGGAAATTCCGGTCATTGCCCTCACGGCTCACGCCATGTGGGGGGATGAGCAGCGGTGTCTGCATGCAGGCATGGACGACTATATTGCCAAGCCTGTTGATATTGACACCGTGGCCGCAATCATACAATCCAATCTGAGCAGGAAAAAAACAATAACAGCGGGTTGA
- a CDS encoding transporter substrate-binding domain-containing protein — translation MKRVLSLAAATCVFLMFLACGQNQQQDQQAPAREDVNVKLELARMSTIEKVLKRGQLHVGFEAGYVPFEMTSKKGEFIGFDIDMAKEMAKAMGVEFVPVNTAWDGIIPALLSDKFDIIMSGMTVRQDRNLKILFADPYIIVGQTILLNPRLKGEITSYKDLNNPQYTITSKLGTTGEKAVQAMIPKANYKSFEAETEAVMEVISGKADAYVYDLPNCAYFKAEFGDKLVFLDEPFTFEPLAWAINKGDPDFLNWLNNFLRQVRNDGRYERMYNKWLGSTAWAGDMK, via the coding sequence ATGAAACGGGTACTCTCTCTCGCGGCGGCAACATGCGTTTTTCTCATGTTTCTGGCCTGCGGCCAGAATCAGCAGCAGGATCAGCAGGCTCCGGCCAGGGAGGACGTCAACGTCAAGCTGGAACTGGCCAGAATGTCCACCATTGAAAAGGTGCTCAAGCGCGGCCAGCTCCACGTGGGCTTCGAAGCCGGATACGTTCCCTTTGAAATGACCAGCAAGAAGGGGGAATTCATCGGCTTCGACATCGACATGGCCAAGGAAATGGCCAAGGCCATGGGCGTGGAATTCGTGCCGGTGAACACGGCCTGGGACGGCATCATCCCGGCCCTGCTCTCGGACAAGTTCGACATCATCATGTCCGGCATGACCGTGCGGCAGGATCGCAATCTCAAGATTCTCTTCGCGGACCCGTACATCATCGTCGGACAGACCATTCTGCTCAACCCCAGACTGAAAGGCGAAATCACGTCCTACAAGGACCTGAACAATCCGCAGTACACCATTACCTCCAAACTCGGCACCACCGGGGAAAAGGCCGTGCAGGCCATGATTCCCAAGGCCAACTACAAATCCTTCGAGGCCGAGACCGAAGCCGTCATGGAAGTGATCAGCGGCAAGGCCGATGCCTATGTCTACGACCTGCCGAACTGCGCCTACTTCAAGGCCGAATTCGGGGACAAGCTCGTGTTTCTGGATGAGCCGTTCACTTTCGAGCCGCTGGCCTGGGCCATCAACAAGGGCGATCCCGACTTCCTGAACTGGCTGAACAACTTCCTGCGGCAGGTCAGAAACGACGGCCGCTACGAACGCATGTACAACAAGTGGCTCGGGAGCACGGCCTGGGCCGGGGACATGAAGTAG
- a CDS encoding amino acid ABC transporter permease, with translation MAAGSTALARQEAKRQLIWKIVFFIALFIVAWGFYYATQRAEYIWRWNRVPQYFYYHDDVRIRAEIEGEVAAVTPRGRDMVVVVQGDNVSEQYIVPQKGLRVSRGDTVYMGDTIGSYREWKIGLLTDGLLLTLEVSAVGILFGILLGLFTGLARISTNPALRWGAMTYIELIRGSPLLVQIMIWYFVVGTLINRLLIGAGLPEIPGIWYGVASLAIFAGAYVAEIVRAGIQSVHKGQMEAARSLGMNTPTAMRRIILPQAFRRILPPLAGQFISLIKDSSLLGIIAIRELTKATREAATGSLMAYELWLTCGLLYLLLTFGLSMFVQYLEKRTVEQ, from the coding sequence ATGGCAGCAGGCAGTACGGCTTTGGCCAGACAGGAGGCGAAACGCCAACTGATCTGGAAAATCGTGTTCTTCATCGCGCTCTTCATCGTGGCGTGGGGCTTCTATTACGCCACGCAAAGAGCGGAATACATCTGGCGCTGGAATCGCGTACCCCAGTACTTCTACTATCACGACGACGTACGGATTCGGGCGGAAATCGAAGGCGAAGTCGCCGCAGTCACGCCCAGAGGCAGGGACATGGTGGTCGTGGTGCAGGGCGACAATGTCTCGGAACAGTATATTGTCCCGCAAAAGGGGCTGCGCGTGTCCCGGGGTGACACCGTGTACATGGGCGATACCATCGGTTCCTACAGGGAGTGGAAAATCGGCCTGCTCACGGACGGGCTGCTCCTGACTCTGGAGGTCAGCGCGGTGGGCATCCTTTTCGGCATCCTGCTGGGCCTGTTCACGGGGCTGGCCCGCATTTCCACAAATCCGGCCCTCAGATGGGGGGCCATGACCTACATCGAACTCATCCGGGGCTCTCCCCTGCTCGTGCAGATCATGATCTGGTATTTCGTGGTGGGCACCCTGATCAACAGGCTGCTCATTGGCGCGGGCCTGCCGGAAATTCCGGGCATCTGGTACGGAGTGGCTTCACTGGCCATCTTTGCCGGAGCTTATGTCGCGGAAATCGTGCGCGCAGGCATCCAATCCGTGCACAAGGGTCAGATGGAAGCGGCCCGATCCCTTGGCATGAACACGCCCACGGCCATGCGCAGGATCATTCTGCCTCAGGCGTTCCGCCGCATCCTGCCGCCCCTTGCCGGACAGTTCATCTCCCTGATAAAGGACTCCTCGCTGCTTGGCATCATAGCCATCCGCGAACTGACCAAGGCCACGCGCGAGGCGGCCACGGGCAGTCTCATGGCCTACGAGCTCTGGCTCACCTGCGGCCTGCTCTATCTGCTTCTGACCTTCGGGCTGTCCATGTTCGTGCAATATCTTGAAAAAAGGACCGTGGAACAATGA
- a CDS encoding amino acid ABC transporter ATP-binding protein: MIDVKNIYKTFYVPHEVQALHNVSYHVEPGEVVVVIGPSGSGKSTFLRCLNRLEYADEGHILIDGTDILDPKTDINQVRMEVGMVFQSFNLFPHLTVLENVTIGQTSVRKRGKDESAENAMKLLNKVGIHEKANVYPSQLSGGQQQRVAIARALAMDPKVMLFDEPTSALDPEMIGEVLDVMKALAKEGMTMVVVTHEMGFAREVADQVVFMDEGKIIEVGTPEHFFTNPENDRTKLFLSQIL; this comes from the coding sequence ATGATCGACGTCAAAAACATCTACAAGACCTTTTACGTGCCCCACGAAGTCCAGGCCCTGCACAACGTGTCGTATCACGTCGAGCCCGGCGAGGTCGTGGTGGTCATCGGTCCGTCCGGATCGGGAAAATCCACGTTCCTGCGCTGCCTGAACCGCCTTGAGTATGCGGACGAGGGCCACATCCTCATCGACGGTACCGACATTCTCGACCCCAAGACCGACATCAATCAGGTTCGCATGGAAGTCGGCATGGTTTTCCAGTCCTTCAACCTGTTCCCGCACCTCACCGTGCTGGAAAACGTGACCATCGGACAGACCTCGGTGCGCAAACGCGGCAAGGACGAATCCGCGGAAAACGCCATGAAGCTGCTCAACAAGGTCGGCATTCACGAAAAGGCCAACGTGTATCCGTCCCAACTCTCCGGCGGACAGCAGCAGCGCGTGGCCATTGCCCGCGCCCTGGCCATGGACCCCAAGGTCATGCTGTTCGACGAACCAACGTCCGCACTGGACCCGGAAATGATCGGCGAGGTTCTGGACGTGATGAAGGCGCTGGCCAAGGAAGGCATGACCATGGTCGTGGTCACCCATGAAATGGGCTTTGCCCGGGAAGTGGCGGATCAGGTGGTGTTCATGGACGAAGGCAAGATCATCGAAGTGGGCACTCCGGAACATTTCTTCACCAATCCGGAAAACGACCGCACCAAGCTGTTCCTGAGCCAGATTCTCTAG
- a CDS encoding DMT family transporter gives MPFKVLAALAVTLLFWGSAFVGIRAGLESYAPGHLALLRFLVASAVLGSYAAYKGVRLPRLRDIPVLMVHGFLGYTVYHACLNYGEQTVSAGGASFIISTIPVFSILLAVVFLKERIGSRSVAGILVSMAGVTLISFGEGGGFSFNAGALLILLAAFSESLYIVLQKPFLSRYTPLEYVTYTLTAGTLFLLFYAPGLGQAVAAAPLHDTLAVVYLGVCPAAVAYVTWSYALSQGDVSRIVVSQYCLPAIAIVIGVIWLGELPTLVSVFGGLMALGGVALITGRKTSG, from the coding sequence GTGCCGTTCAAGGTGTTGGCGGCTCTGGCCGTCACTCTGTTGTTCTGGGGTTCCGCATTCGTGGGCATCCGGGCCGGATTGGAGTCGTACGCGCCGGGCCATCTGGCTTTGCTTCGTTTTCTGGTTGCCTCTGCGGTCCTCGGCAGCTACGCCGCGTACAAGGGCGTGCGCCTGCCCCGGCTTCGGGACATCCCCGTCCTGATGGTGCACGGCTTTCTCGGCTACACCGTGTACCATGCCTGCCTGAACTACGGTGAACAGACGGTTTCCGCTGGCGGAGCCAGTTTCATCATCAGCACCATTCCGGTATTCAGCATTCTGCTGGCTGTCGTCTTTCTCAAGGAACGCATCGGATCTCGCAGCGTTGCGGGAATTCTGGTCAGCATGGCCGGCGTCACGCTCATCTCGTTTGGCGAGGGCGGCGGCTTTTCCTTCAATGCCGGGGCGCTGCTCATCCTGCTGGCTGCGTTTTCCGAATCCCTGTACATCGTGCTGCAAAAGCCGTTTCTGTCGCGGTATACGCCGCTGGAGTACGTGACCTATACCTTGACCGCGGGAACCCTGTTTCTGCTTTTCTATGCGCCGGGACTGGGACAGGCCGTGGCTGCCGCGCCCCTGCACGATACGCTGGCCGTGGTCTACCTCGGCGTGTGCCCGGCTGCCGTGGCCTATGTGACATGGTCCTACGCCCTGTCCCAGGGCGATGTCTCGCGCATCGTTGTCTCGCAGTACTGTCTGCCCGCCATCGCCATCGTGATCGGTGTGATCTGGCTGGGTGAACTGCCGACTCTGGTTTCGGTTTTCGGCGGTCTGATGGCATTGGGCGGCGTCGCGTTGATTACCGGCAGAAAAACTTCGGGATAG
- a CDS encoding PilZ domain-containing protein, translating to MNSTRMLLICERGFARAAYVERVRGLGVEVDCIEEPDTLRHELSEVPYSGLLIDVPTMIRSESNAKGWLTGFMARFPVLRLVFDPRCGGIRGLNQDFAICDNADIADFVMDKCIRNAPVSVRKARRIELELGVELLDRADSVSARERTRTLNVSKQGCFVLSDHVWPVDKTMWIVVNEFEDKTPIGLKICWSRESRAASLVPGVGARFETLTERQYWQLCSLA from the coding sequence GTGAATTCGACCAGAATGCTGCTTATTTGCGAGCGGGGGTTTGCCAGAGCCGCGTATGTCGAGCGGGTTCGCGGACTTGGCGTGGAAGTGGACTGCATTGAAGAGCCGGATACGCTGCGGCACGAGCTTTCCGAAGTGCCCTACAGCGGACTCCTGATCGATGTTCCCACCATGATTCGATCCGAAAGCAACGCCAAGGGATGGCTGACGGGATTCATGGCGCGTTTCCCGGTCCTGAGATTGGTGTTCGACCCCAGATGCGGCGGTATCAGGGGGCTGAATCAGGACTTCGCCATTTGTGACAATGCCGACATTGCGGATTTTGTCATGGACAAATGTATTCGCAATGCGCCGGTTTCCGTGCGCAAGGCTCGCCGGATTGAACTGGAACTGGGCGTGGAACTGCTGGATCGGGCCGATTCCGTGTCGGCAAGGGAACGGACCCGGACCTTGAACGTGTCCAAGCAGGGGTGCTTTGTCCTTTCCGATCATGTCTGGCCCGTTGACAAAACCATGTGGATCGTGGTCAACGAATTCGAAGACAAGACGCCTATCGGATTGAAAATTTGCTGGAGCCGGGAAAGCCGTGCCGCATCCCTGGTTCCGGGCGTGGGCGCCAGATTCGAAACCTTGACTGAACGTCAGTATTGGCAGCTTTGCTCGCTGGCGTAA
- a CDS encoding FeoA family protein, whose product MSRTICLRQAKVNQKIKILTVSAEGELGRRIRDMGLIPGTEVHVIGKAPLKDPVALRLKDFTLTLRNSEADHIMVEPLED is encoded by the coding sequence ATGTCCAGAACGATTTGCCTCAGGCAAGCCAAAGTGAACCAGAAAATCAAGATACTGACCGTTTCCGCCGAAGGTGAACTCGGTCGTCGAATCCGCGACATGGGCCTCATCCCCGGGACCGAAGTGCACGTCATCGGCAAGGCTCCGCTCAAGGACCCCGTTGCCCTTCGGCTCAAGGACTTTACCCTGACCCTCCGCAACAGCGAGGCCGACCACATCATGGTCGAGCCGCTCGAGGACTAG